Proteins from one Gossypium raimondii isolate GPD5lz chromosome 8, ASM2569854v1, whole genome shotgun sequence genomic window:
- the LOC105793244 gene encoding uncharacterized protein LOC105793244, whose translation MYYEKPCHLLVELEHRAYWAIKQLNIDWKAACNRRLLELNEIKEFRAQTYGDAKLYKEKTKCWHDKRVIPLQFEPGQRMLLFKSWLKLFPGKLKSCWSSPFEIAKVYPHGAVDVKCYLGRSERMNIIESSATITVA comes from the exons ATGTATTACGAAAAACCTTGCCATTTGCTAGTTGAGTTAGAGCACAGGGCATACTGGGCTATAAAGCAATTGAACATAGATTGGAAAGCTGCTTGCAATAGAAGATTGCTTGAGTTAAATGAGATTAAAGAATTCAGGGCACAAACATATGGGGATGCTAAACTTTATAAGGAGAAGACCAAGTGTTGGCATGATAAGAGAGTTATACCATTACAGTTTGAACCAGGACAACGGATGTTGTTATTCAAATCATGGTTGAAACTGTTTCCTGGCAAATTGAAATCCTGCTGGTCAAGTCCCTTTGAAATAGCCAAAGTATACCCTCATGGAGCAGTTGACGTGAA ATGTTATTTAGGAAGAAGTGAAAGGATGAACATAATAGAAAGCAGTGCCACCATAACAGTTGCATAG